From one Gracilibacillus salinarum genomic stretch:
- the metG gene encoding methionine--tRNA ligase gives MTEQNKTFYITTPIYYPSGNLHIGHAYSTVAGDAMARYKRLRGYDVRYLTGTDEHGQKIQKKADEAGVTPQAYVDDIVSGIKDLWEKLDISYSDFIRTTEDRHKKVVEKIFAQLLEQGDIYLDEYEGSYCTSCESFFTERQLENGRCPDCGGPVEQVKEESYFFKMSKYVDRLLAFYEENPTFIQPESRKNEMINNFIKPGLEDLAISRTTFDWGIKVPGNPKHVIYVWIDALSNYITALGYGTDDDTLYQKYWPADVHLMSKEIVRFHTIYWPIMLMALDLPLPKKVFAHGWILMKDGKMSKSKGNVVNPIDLTDRYGLDALRYYLLREVPFGSDGVFTPEGFVDRTNYDLANDLGNLLNRTVAMINKYFDGEIPAFKASETTYDEQLESLGKETVENVEKALDEMGFSVALTHIWKYVSRTNKYIDETQPWVLAKDEEKKERLGNVMAHLVDSLRRIAILLRPFLTETPGRIFEQIGVADENLHSWESLNQSDVIASGTKVVKKDPIFPRLDVEKEVQTIKDMMKKPEPEKQDEPVEDSNEITYDDFMKLDLRVAEVTHAEKMENADKLLRIQLDLGSEKRQVVSGIANYYTPEQLVGKKVICVTNLKPVKLRGQLSEGMILSGEDKDGSLSLATVESSLPNGSVVK, from the coding sequence ATGACAGAGCAGAACAAAACTTTTTATATAACGACACCTATCTACTATCCAAGTGGAAATTTACATATCGGCCATGCTTATAGTACGGTTGCGGGAGATGCTATGGCTCGTTATAAACGATTGAGAGGATATGATGTCCGCTATTTAACCGGAACGGATGAACATGGACAAAAGATCCAAAAGAAAGCCGATGAAGCAGGGGTAACGCCTCAAGCTTATGTAGATGACATCGTCAGCGGAATTAAAGACCTGTGGGAAAAGCTAGATATTTCTTACAGTGACTTTATTCGAACGACAGAAGACCGCCACAAAAAAGTTGTCGAAAAAATCTTTGCCCAATTGTTGGAGCAAGGTGATATTTACTTAGATGAATATGAAGGAAGTTACTGTACGTCCTGTGAATCGTTCTTCACGGAACGCCAGTTGGAGAATGGCCGTTGTCCGGACTGTGGCGGACCAGTGGAACAAGTGAAAGAAGAATCATATTTCTTTAAAATGAGCAAGTATGTAGATCGTTTGCTAGCTTTTTATGAAGAAAATCCAACATTCATTCAACCGGAGAGCCGTAAGAATGAAATGATTAACAACTTTATTAAACCAGGACTTGAAGATTTAGCAATTTCACGAACGACGTTTGACTGGGGAATCAAAGTGCCGGGAAATCCAAAGCATGTGATTTACGTCTGGATTGATGCTTTAAGTAATTACATTACGGCATTAGGCTACGGAACTGACGACGATACCTTGTATCAAAAATATTGGCCGGCCGATGTTCATTTAATGAGTAAAGAAATTGTTCGCTTTCACACAATCTATTGGCCGATCATGCTTATGGCACTTGATTTACCATTACCGAAGAAAGTATTTGCACATGGATGGATTCTGATGAAAGACGGAAAAATGTCGAAATCAAAAGGTAATGTCGTAAATCCGATTGATTTGACGGATCGCTATGGTTTAGACGCTCTACGCTATTACTTGCTGCGTGAAGTACCATTTGGTTCGGATGGTGTATTTACTCCGGAAGGATTCGTCGACAGAACCAACTATGACTTGGCAAATGACTTAGGTAATCTGCTGAATCGTACCGTTGCGATGATTAACAAATACTTTGACGGAGAGATTCCAGCATTTAAAGCTTCTGAAACAACGTACGATGAACAATTAGAATCTTTAGGTAAAGAAACGGTGGAAAATGTCGAAAAAGCACTAGACGAAATGGGCTTTTCCGTTGCGTTAACACACATTTGGAAATATGTTAGTCGTACGAACAAATATATCGACGAGACACAGCCATGGGTGCTGGCGAAGGATGAAGAAAAGAAAGAACGTTTAGGCAATGTCATGGCACACTTAGTCGACAGTTTGCGACGAATCGCCATTTTATTACGTCCGTTCTTAACAGAAACGCCAGGTCGTATCTTCGAACAAATTGGTGTGGCTGATGAAAACCTTCATTCATGGGAGAGTTTGAACCAATCGGACGTTATCGCATCAGGTACAAAAGTAGTGAAAAAAGATCCGATCTTTCCACGCTTAGATGTCGAAAAAGAAGTGCAAACAATCAAAGACATGATGAAAAAACCGGAACCAGAGAAGCAAGACGAACCTGTCGAAGATTCAAATGAAATAACGTATGACGACTTTATGAAACTTGATTTACGCGTGGCAGAGGTTACCCATGCAGAAAAAATGGAGAATGCTGACAAATTATTACGTATCCAGCTTGATTTAGGATCGGAAAAACGTCAAGTAGTCTCAGGAATAGCTAATTATTATACACCGGAACAGCTAGTAGGCAAAAAAGTAATTTGCGTAACCAACTTAAAACCAGTGAAACTGCGCGGGCAGCTTTCAGAAGGTATGATTTTGTCAGGTGAAGATAAAGATGGATCATTATCGTTAGCAACAGTAGAATCAAGCTTACCGAACGGATCCGTTGTTAAATAA